A window of the Pseudomonas furukawaii genome harbors these coding sequences:
- a CDS encoding helix-turn-helix transcriptional regulator, with protein sequence MLQGMGRTQQDLLGALLYQAGGMSIDELANHLSVTRTAIRQHLATLERDGLILRGETRPTGRRPEQLYVLSPRGRELFPRQYQLLADLLIGEVAALIGREALLHMMRGLGRRLAAEMERQVVDETRIASHMNQAGYEAEVFFRSSGTPEIVAHNCVFHHLAATHPEVCELDLALIGTLGGGEVEHLECMVRQGQVCRFRLKRSE encoded by the coding sequence ATGCTTCAAGGAATGGGACGCACCCAACAGGACCTGCTTGGCGCCCTGCTCTACCAGGCGGGGGGCATGAGCATCGACGAGCTGGCCAATCACCTCTCGGTGACGCGCACGGCGATCCGCCAGCACCTGGCCACGCTGGAACGCGACGGGCTGATCCTGCGGGGCGAAACGCGGCCCACCGGCCGCCGGCCCGAGCAACTCTATGTGCTCAGTCCGCGCGGCCGGGAGCTGTTCCCCCGGCAGTACCAGCTACTGGCCGACCTGCTGATCGGCGAGGTCGCCGCCCTCATCGGCCGCGAAGCGCTGCTGCACATGATGCGAGGACTTGGCCGTCGCCTGGCGGCGGAAATGGAGCGCCAGGTGGTGGACGAGACACGCATCGCCAGCCATATGAACCAGGCGGGTTACGAGGCCGAGGTGTTCTTCCGCTCCAGCGGGACGCCGGAAATCGTCGCCCACAACTGCGTCTTTCACCATCTGGCGGCGACCCACCCAGAGGTCTGTGAACTGGACCTGGCACTGATCGGGACCCTTGGCGGCGGCGAGGTGGAACACCTGGAGTGCATGGTGCGCCAGGGACAGGTGTGTCGTTTTCGCCTGAAGCGCTCCGAGTGA
- a CDS encoding FKBP-type peptidyl-prolyl cis-trans isomerase: MSDELQITDIQLGTGKEVVKGALITTQYRGTLEDGTEFDSSYSRGKPFQCVIGTRRVIKGWDIGLMGMRVGGKRRLYVPAHLAYGERQIGEHIKPNSNLLFEIELLEVLTRDD, from the coding sequence ATGAGCGACGAATTGCAGATCACCGACATCCAACTGGGCACCGGCAAGGAGGTGGTCAAGGGCGCCCTGATCACCACCCAGTACCGGGGCACCCTGGAAGATGGCACCGAGTTCGACTCGTCCTACAGCCGTGGCAAGCCGTTCCAGTGCGTCATCGGCACCCGTCGCGTGATCAAGGGGTGGGACATCGGTCTCATGGGGATGAGGGTGGGCGGCAAGCGCCGGCTGTACGTCCCCGCCCACCTGGCCTACGGCGAACGCCAGATCGGCGAGCACATCAAGCCCAACTCCAACCTGCTGTTCGAGATCGAGTTGCTGGAAGTGCTGACCCGGGACGATTGA
- a CDS encoding DUF3509 domain-containing protein: MKLPFTAFFEAFPQHRVTVAPRPDGSLLLTLEGPDGLCFSKAIDREALYSEARVSQAIREVQRDLKLDAGEVHWRDPGVDWVSRELPTYGGGPLQETAAKTLVARRKAELKRRARASA, from the coding sequence ATGAAGCTTCCCTTTACCGCCTTCTTCGAGGCCTTCCCGCAACACCGGGTAACCGTCGCCCCGCGACCGGACGGTTCGCTGCTGCTGACCCTGGAGGGCCCGGACGGCCTGTGCTTCAGCAAGGCGATCGACCGCGAGGCCCTGTACAGCGAGGCACGGGTCAGCCAGGCGATCCGCGAGGTGCAACGGGATCTCAAGCTGGATGCGGGAGAGGTGCACTGGCGTGACCCGGGTGTCGACTGGGTCAGTCGCGAGCTGCCGACCTATGGTGGGGGACCCTTGCAGGAAACCGCCGCCAAGACGCTGGTGGCGCGGCGCAAGGCCGAGCTCAAGCGCCGCGCGCGGGCTTCGGCCTAG
- a CDS encoding glutathione S-transferase family protein, protein MSLQLFAHPFSSYCQKVLIALYENDTPFRLRLLSAENAEALAEFQRLWPLQRFPLLLDGERTVMESSIIIEYLQRHHAGPVRLIPDAPDAALEVRMLDRFFDLYVMTPAQKPVLDRLRPEDQRDRFGVEEARALLQRSYAWLDDRLAGHTWAAGDEFSLADCAAAPALFYADWVHPIDGTFGHLRSYRSRLLDRPSFARAVDEARPYRPLFPLGAPDRD, encoded by the coding sequence ATGTCCCTGCAACTCTTCGCCCACCCCTTCTCGTCCTACTGCCAGAAGGTGCTGATCGCCCTCTATGAGAACGACACGCCCTTCCGGTTGCGCCTGCTGTCCGCGGAGAACGCCGAAGCCCTTGCCGAGTTCCAGCGGCTCTGGCCACTCCAGCGATTTCCACTGCTGCTGGACGGCGAGCGCACGGTCATGGAGTCCAGCATCATCATCGAGTACCTGCAGCGGCATCATGCCGGTCCGGTGCGGCTGATCCCCGATGCCCCGGATGCCGCCCTGGAGGTGCGGATGCTGGACCGCTTCTTCGACCTCTACGTGATGACGCCCGCCCAGAAACCGGTACTCGACCGGCTGAGGCCGGAGGACCAGCGCGACCGCTTCGGCGTGGAGGAAGCCAGGGCGCTGCTGCAACGCAGCTACGCCTGGCTCGACGACCGGCTCGCCGGCCACACCTGGGCGGCGGGCGACGAATTCAGCCTGGCGGACTGCGCCGCTGCACCGGCCCTGTTCTATGCCGACTGGGTGCATCCGATCGACGGCACCTTCGGCCATCTCCGCAGCTACCGCAGCCGCTTGCTGGACCGCCCCTCCTTCGCTCGCGCGGTGGACGAGGCCCGCCCCTATCGGCCGCTGTTCCCCCTGGGCGCGCCGGATCGCGATTGA